Proteins encoded in a region of the Geobacillus genomosp. 3 genome:
- the spoIIIAE gene encoding stage III sporulation protein AE, which translates to MKRTAFLIAGLLFLSFCPLVVQAAGQEPSVSEQLAHLDVSDIRRYWETIVNEYGGFLPESEKGPLTDFLSGDKQWSPVEWLKALARYLFYELQINGKLLGTLILLAVFSTVLQSLQNAFAQQEVSKIAHAVVYMVLLLIALNSFRLAAGYALEAVQTMSHFIIALIPLLLALLASSGGVVSAAFFHPIILFLMNTTGTVVEYVTLPLLLLAALLSVVSTLSDRYKATQLADLLNKVALGLLGIILTVFLGVMSVRGTTAAVADGVTLRAAKFVTGNFIPVVGKLFTDAADTVVAASMLLKNAVGLVGVAVLLMIALFPAVKIFAIVIIYKLSAALLQPLGGGPVLSCLNIISKSIAYVLAALLIVSLMFFLSLTVMVMAGNITMMVR; encoded by the coding sequence TTGAAACGGACAGCGTTCCTCATTGCCGGGTTGCTTTTTCTCTCTTTTTGCCCGTTGGTCGTACAAGCTGCAGGCCAGGAGCCATCCGTCAGCGAACAGCTTGCTCATTTGGATGTCAGCGACATCCGCCGCTATTGGGAGACGATCGTAAACGAGTACGGCGGTTTTTTGCCGGAAAGCGAAAAAGGGCCGCTCACTGATTTTTTAAGCGGTGATAAGCAATGGTCGCCGGTCGAATGGCTGAAAGCGCTCGCCCGTTATTTATTTTATGAGCTGCAAATCAACGGCAAGCTGCTTGGGACGCTCATTTTGCTTGCTGTATTCAGCACCGTGCTGCAGTCGTTGCAAAATGCGTTCGCCCAACAGGAAGTCAGCAAAATCGCCCACGCGGTCGTCTATATGGTGTTGTTGTTGATCGCCTTAAACAGCTTCCGCCTCGCAGCCGGCTATGCACTTGAGGCGGTGCAGACGATGAGCCATTTCATCATCGCCCTCATTCCCCTTTTGCTCGCGCTGCTTGCGTCTTCCGGCGGGGTCGTATCGGCGGCGTTTTTTCACCCGATCATTTTGTTTTTAATGAACACAACCGGCACGGTCGTTGAATATGTCACATTGCCTCTTTTGTTGCTGGCAGCGCTGCTTTCCGTTGTCAGTACGCTCAGCGACCGGTATAAGGCAACGCAGCTTGCTGATTTGTTGAACAAAGTCGCCCTCGGTTTGCTTGGCATCATTTTGACGGTTTTTCTTGGCGTCATGTCAGTGCGCGGCACGACGGCAGCAGTGGCGGATGGCGTCACATTGCGGGCGGCGAAATTTGTCACCGGCAATTTCATCCCGGTCGTCGGCAAACTGTTTACCGATGCCGCCGATACAGTGGTCGCCGCTTCCATGTTGCTGAAAAACGCCGTCGGATTGGTCGGGGTTGCCGTTTTATTAATGATCGCCCTCTTTCCGGCGGTGAAAATTTTCGCCATCGTCATCATCTACAAGCTATCGGCCGCCTTATTGCAGCCGCTCGGCGGGGGTCCGGTGCTTTCCTGCCTCAATATCATCAGCAAAAGCATCGCCTATGTGTTGGCGGCGCTTTTGATCGTTTCACTCATGTTTTTCCTCAGCCTCACCGTCATGGTTATGGCTGGGAACATTACGATGATGGTCCGCTAG
- the spoIIIAD gene encoding stage III sporulation protein AD, which translates to MDILQIVGLGLVATFFVVLLQEQKSNLAFLLTVFVGCTIFLLLVDQISEILLMLREMAEGAHIQMVYLETMLKIIGIAYIAEFAAQISKDAGQGAIAAKIELGGKIVILALAVPILTAIIEAVISLIPAAR; encoded by the coding sequence ATGGACATTTTGCAAATCGTCGGCCTCGGGTTGGTGGCGACGTTTTTTGTCGTGCTGCTGCAAGAACAAAAATCGAACCTCGCCTTTTTATTGACTGTTTTTGTCGGCTGCACGATTTTTTTGCTGCTCGTTGACCAGATTAGTGAAATTTTATTGATGCTGCGGGAAATGGCAGAAGGCGCCCACATTCAAATGGTGTACTTGGAAACGATGTTGAAAATTATCGGCATTGCTTACATCGCCGAGTTTGCCGCGCAAATTTCCAAAGACGCCGGCCAAGGGGCGATCGCCGCCAAAATTGAGCTCGGCGGCAAAATCGTCATTTTGGCGCTCGCCGTCCCGATTTTGACTGCCATCATTGAAGCGGTCATTAGCCTCATTCCGGCGGCGCGATAA
- the spoIIIAC gene encoding stage III sporulation protein AC, translating into MGIDVDIILKIAGVGIVIAFLHTVLDQMGRKEYAQWVTLLGFIYILFMVASIVSDLFQKIKDVFLFRG; encoded by the coding sequence ATGGGCATCGATGTCGATATCATTTTAAAAATTGCCGGCGTCGGCATCGTCATCGCATTTTTGCATACGGTGCTCGACCAGATGGGAAGGAAAGAATACGCCCAGTGGGTGACGCTGCTCGGCTTTATTTACATTTTGTTTATGGTCGCCTCGATTGTGAGCGATTTGTTCCAAAAAATTAAAGACGTTTTTTTGTTCCGCGGGTAG
- the spoIIIAB gene encoding stage III sporulation protein SpoIIIAB encodes MKWLGALLILAASTWMGFTAARTLYERPRQLRQLKAALRALEAEVMYGHTPLAEASAYIARQTAAPVCELFFRFASALRTEETSVAEAWEKSLQALWGKTALKQGELEVMKQFGATLGQYDRLTQQKQIALALAHLEREEAEALDNQARYAKMAKSLGVLAGLLLVILLM; translated from the coding sequence ATGAAATGGTTGGGCGCCTTATTGATTCTCGCCGCCTCGACATGGATGGGATTCACTGCGGCCCGCACTTTGTATGAGCGTCCGCGCCAGCTTCGCCAGCTAAAAGCGGCGCTCAGGGCGCTTGAAGCGGAAGTGATGTACGGACATACGCCGCTCGCTGAAGCGTCTGCTTATATCGCCCGGCAAACGGCTGCTCCGGTGTGTGAGCTGTTTTTTCGGTTCGCCTCGGCGCTGCGCACTGAAGAGACGAGCGTGGCTGAGGCATGGGAAAAAAGCTTGCAAGCTTTATGGGGAAAAACGGCGTTGAAACAAGGGGAATTGGAAGTGATGAAACAATTTGGCGCCACGCTCGGCCAGTATGACCGGCTGACCCAGCAAAAGCAAATCGCTTTGGCGCTCGCCCATTTAGAGCGGGAGGAGGCGGAAGCGCTCGATAACCAAGCGCGCTATGCCAAAATGGCAAAAAGTTTAGGCGTGTTGGCCGGGTTGCTGCTCGTTATTTTACTCATGTAG
- the spoIIIAA gene encoding stage III sporulation protein AA: protein MEAVWGILPKTIAAVLQQLPSWGRNIEEIRIRISRPLEVIADGKARLLPYEATKEDGMYLLNKLSHYSIYAVEEELKRGFMTIEGGHRVGLAGKVITEGGKVKAIRDVASFNIRIAKEQLGIADPLIPYVHDGRWRHAMIIGSPQTGKTTLLRDAARLISSGTGRIPAQKVAIVDERSEIAGCVKGIPQFSFGPRLDVLDACPKAEGMMMMIRSMSPDVIIVDEIGREEDSEAVLEAANAGVSIWTTVHGRTIQDVWQRPTLRPVMEQRVFERFIELTNVPHPGSIRRIVDASGTVLYERAVASR, encoded by the coding sequence ATGGAAGCGGTATGGGGAATTTTGCCGAAAACGATCGCTGCCGTGTTGCAGCAGTTGCCTTCCTGGGGCCGCAACATCGAGGAAATCCGCATCCGCATTTCCCGGCCGCTTGAGGTGATCGCCGACGGGAAGGCCCGCTTGTTGCCATATGAAGCGACAAAAGAGGATGGCATGTACTTGCTCAACAAATTAAGCCATTATTCGATTTATGCCGTCGAAGAAGAGCTGAAGCGCGGATTTATGACGATTGAAGGCGGGCACCGCGTCGGGCTCGCCGGCAAAGTCATTACGGAAGGGGGCAAAGTGAAAGCAATCCGCGACGTCGCCTCCTTTAACATTCGGATTGCCAAAGAGCAACTCGGCATTGCCGATCCACTGATCCCGTATGTCCACGACGGGCGTTGGCGTCATGCGATGATCATCGGTTCGCCGCAGACCGGCAAAACGACGCTGCTGCGCGACGCGGCGCGCCTTATCAGCAGCGGAACCGGGCGCATCCCGGCGCAAAAGGTGGCGATCGTTGACGAACGGTCAGAAATTGCCGGCTGCGTCAAAGGCATTCCGCAATTTTCGTTCGGCCCGCGCCTTGATGTATTAGACGCTTGTCCGAAAGCAGAAGGGATGATGATGATGATCCGCTCGATGAGCCCGGATGTCATCATCGTCGATGAAATCGGGCGTGAGGAAGATAGCGAGGCGGTGTTGGAAGCCGCGAATGCCGGCGTCTCGATATGGACGACCGTGCACGGTCGCACCATCCAAGACGTTTGGCAGCGGCCGACATTGCGCCCGGTCATGGAGCAACGGGTGTTTGAACGGTTTATTGAACTGACGAACGTTCCACACCCTGGTTCGATCCGGCGCATCGTTGACGCTAGCGGGACGGTGCTGTATGAACGGGCGGTGGCGAGCCGATGA
- a CDS encoding YqhV family protein: MKHWLRSIDPSVLAMAGMRMLSALVELSAALLMLAFNDVKKALAINAALAVVGPTVMIVTMTIGLLSLADELSFSRLGLVALGVALILFAIYK, encoded by the coding sequence ATGAAGCATTGGCTGCGATCGATCGATCCGTCCGTCTTGGCGATGGCCGGGATGCGGATGTTGTCGGCGCTCGTTGAGCTCAGTGCGGCGCTGTTGATGCTGGCGTTTAACGACGTCAAAAAAGCGCTCGCCATTAACGCTGCACTTGCCGTCGTCGGCCCGACTGTGATGATTGTGACGATGACGATCGGGCTGCTTTCGCTGGCGGACGAGCTTTCATTTTCCCGGTTGGGGCTCGTCGCGCTCGGAGTGGCACTCATTTTGTTTGCCATCTACAAGTAA
- the efp gene encoding elongation factor P: MISVNDFRTGLTIEVDGEIWRVLEFQHVKPGKGAAFVRSKLRNLRTGAIQERTFRAGEKVNRAQIDTRKMQYLYANGDQHVFMDMETYEQIELPAKQIEHELKFLKENMEVFIMMYHGETIGIELPNTVELKVVETEPGIKGDTASGGSKPAKLETGLVVQVPFFVNEGDTLIINTADGTYVSRA, translated from the coding sequence ATGATTTCAGTCAACGATTTTCGCACAGGGCTTACCATCGAGGTCGACGGCGAGATTTGGCGCGTCCTTGAGTTTCAACACGTCAAACCAGGCAAGGGCGCGGCGTTCGTCCGTTCAAAACTGCGCAATTTGCGCACCGGCGCCATTCAAGAGCGGACGTTTCGCGCCGGCGAAAAAGTAAACCGGGCGCAAATTGATACGCGCAAAATGCAATATTTGTACGCCAACGGCGATCAGCACGTCTTTATGGATATGGAAACATACGAGCAAATCGAACTGCCGGCAAAACAAATCGAACACGAACTCAAGTTTTTGAAAGAAAACATGGAAGTGTTCATCATGATGTACCATGGGGAAACGATCGGTATCGAGCTGCCGAACACCGTTGAGCTGAAGGTCGTCGAAACCGAGCCGGGCATCAAAGGCGACACCGCTTCCGGCGGCTCGAAACCGGCCAAACTCGAAACCGGCCTTGTCGTTCAAGTGCCATTTTTCGTCAACGAAGGCGACACGCTCATCATTAATACCGCTGACGGCACGTACGTGTCACGGGCGTAA
- a CDS encoding M24 family metallopeptidase: MEKLEKLRTLLEERHIDGLLVTNGYNRRYITGFTGTAGVALVSRQGAVFITDFRYVEQASKQVEGFEIVQHSGPIVEEIARQVKRLGVAKLGFEQEHVTYAAYKAYEEAIGAELVPTSSMVEKLRLIKSEAEIKILKEAAEIADAAFAHILSFIRPGVKEMEVANELEFFMRKQGASSSSFDTIVASGYRSALPHGVASDKTIERGEFVTLDFGAYYKGYCSDLTRTVAVGGISAELKTIYEIVLEAQRRGLSGLKAGMTGKEADALTRDYIREQGYGDYFGHSTGHGIGLEIHEGPTLSFRSDAVLEPGMVVTVEPGIYIPGLGGVRIEDDAVITADGNEALTHSPKELIIL; the protein is encoded by the coding sequence ATGGAAAAGTTGGAAAAACTTCGGACGCTTCTTGAGGAGAGGCATATTGACGGGCTTTTAGTAACCAACGGCTACAACCGCCGCTACATCACCGGATTCACCGGCACGGCCGGCGTCGCGCTTGTCAGCCGCCAAGGAGCGGTGTTTATTACGGACTTCCGCTATGTCGAGCAAGCTTCCAAACAAGTCGAAGGCTTTGAGATTGTGCAACATAGCGGGCCGATCGTCGAAGAAATTGCGAGGCAAGTAAAGCGGCTCGGCGTTGCAAAACTTGGCTTCGAGCAGGAGCATGTCACATATGCGGCATACAAAGCGTATGAGGAAGCGATCGGTGCTGAGCTTGTGCCGACGTCTTCTATGGTGGAAAAGTTGCGCTTGATTAAGTCGGAAGCAGAGATTAAGATATTAAAGGAAGCGGCGGAAATTGCCGATGCGGCATTTGCTCATATTTTGTCGTTCATTCGTCCGGGTGTCAAAGAAATGGAAGTGGCGAATGAGCTCGAGTTTTTTATGCGCAAGCAAGGAGCGTCTTCTTCTTCCTTCGATACGATCGTCGCGTCCGGCTACCGTTCGGCGCTGCCGCATGGGGTGGCGTCTGACAAAACGATTGAGCGCGGCGAGTTTGTCACGCTCGATTTCGGGGCCTACTACAAAGGGTATTGCTCCGATCTGACAAGGACGGTGGCCGTCGGCGGCATCAGCGCTGAACTGAAAACGATTTATGAAATCGTCCTTGAGGCGCAGCGGCGCGGCTTGAGTGGGCTGAAAGCGGGCATGACCGGCAAGGAGGCGGATGCGTTAACGCGCGATTACATTCGCGAACAAGGGTACGGCGATTATTTCGGACACTCGACCGGCCACGGCATTGGCCTTGAAATTCACGAAGGGCCGACGCTTTCGTTCCGCTCCGACGCGGTGCTTGAGCCGGGCATGGTTGTCACGGTTGAGCCGGGCATTTACATCCCGGGGCTCGGCGGGGTTCGCATTGAGGATGATGCAGTCATTACCGCTGATGGGAACGAAGCGCTCACTCATTCGCCGAAAGAACTGATCATTTTATAA
- a CDS encoding YqhR family membrane protein yields the protein MMAEQKGKLEQEQTERPMTLLQKTVIIGLVGGVFWSLIGYLAYFFNFSEISPNMILTPWVAGDWKYGRAGNYAAIALIGIISIAAALLYYALLRKIRGMWAGILYGAALWAVVFYLFNPLFPNVRPVADLEPNTVITTLCLYILYGVFVGYSISFETQEMNRPSPSAGKEAAKEGS from the coding sequence ATGATGGCGGAACAAAAAGGAAAGCTCGAGCAGGAACAAACAGAGCGGCCCATGACGCTTCTGCAAAAAACGGTCATAATCGGGTTGGTCGGCGGGGTGTTTTGGAGCTTAATCGGCTATTTGGCCTACTTTTTCAACTTTAGCGAAATCAGTCCAAACATGATTTTGACTCCTTGGGTGGCCGGCGATTGGAAATACGGGAGGGCCGGCAACTATGCGGCCATCGCATTGATCGGTATTATTTCCATTGCGGCCGCGCTTCTTTACTATGCGTTGCTGCGGAAAATTCGCGGCATGTGGGCAGGAATTTTATACGGCGCCGCGCTCTGGGCTGTTGTCTTTTATTTGTTCAATCCGTTGTTTCCAAACGTCCGGCCGGTCGCTGATTTAGAACCGAATACCGTCATTACGACGCTTTGCTTGTACATTTTATACGGCGTGTTTGTCGGCTATTCGATTTCCTTTGAGACGCAGGAAATGAATCGGCCGTCGCCAAGCGCTGGAAAAGAGGCGGCGAAGGAAGGAAGTTGA
- a CDS encoding DUF1385 domain-containing protein: MDKPLYGGQAVVEGVMFAGKTHSVTAVRRNDGTIEYFSLPRHANPTLAAFKKIPFVRGVIAMIEASANGAKHLQFASERYEVTPGEEQAGEESSSKLTLILGAAAIGVLSFLFAKTIFTLVPALLAASFKPLVPGKTGQILLEGVFKLTLLLGYIYFISLTPLVKRVFQYHGAEHKVINAYEAGWPLTVEHVQRASRLHYRCGSSFILFTVVVGLFLYLFVPTDPLWLRIVNRLALIPVVLGVSFEVLQFTNKLRDVPLLRWLGYPGLWLQRLTTKEPDNEQVEVAIASFQRLLRLEAEAEAKKVVQ, translated from the coding sequence ATGGATAAACCGTTATACGGCGGCCAGGCGGTCGTCGAAGGAGTCATGTTTGCCGGCAAAACACACTCTGTCACCGCTGTTCGCCGCAATGATGGAACGATTGAATACTTTTCCTTGCCGCGCCATGCCAATCCGACGCTGGCCGCCTTTAAGAAAATTCCGTTTGTCCGCGGCGTCATCGCCATGATCGAAGCGAGCGCGAACGGGGCCAAACATTTGCAGTTTGCAAGCGAACGGTATGAGGTGACCCCAGGAGAAGAGCAGGCGGGTGAGGAAAGCAGCTCCAAACTGACGCTCATTCTCGGCGCCGCAGCCATCGGTGTGCTGTCGTTTTTGTTCGCCAAAACGATTTTTACACTCGTTCCGGCGCTGCTCGCCGCTTCCTTCAAGCCGCTCGTCCCGGGAAAGACGGGGCAGATTTTGCTTGAAGGGGTTTTCAAGCTCACCCTGTTGCTTGGCTATATTTACTTTATTTCGTTAACGCCGCTTGTGAAGCGCGTTTTCCAATACCACGGGGCGGAACATAAAGTGATCAACGCCTATGAAGCGGGCTGGCCGCTCACTGTCGAGCACGTCCAGCGCGCCTCGCGTCTCCACTACCGGTGCGGCAGCAGCTTTATTTTATTTACCGTCGTCGTCGGCTTATTCCTTTATTTGTTCGTGCCGACCGATCCGCTTTGGCTGCGGATCGTGAACCGGCTCGCTTTAATTCCGGTCGTGCTTGGCGTTTCGTTTGAAGTATTGCAGTTTACAAATAAATTGAGGGATGTTCCACTGCTGCGCTGGCTCGGCTACCCCGGGCTATGGCTTCAGCGGCTGACGACAAAAGAACCGGACAATGAACAAGTGGAAGTGGCCATCGCCTCGTTTCAGCGCCTTCTCCGCTTGGAAGCGGAAGCCGAAGCGAAAAAAGTCGTGCAGTAA